A genomic region of Halopelagius longus contains the following coding sequences:
- a CDS encoding CbtA family protein codes for MFFTYVKRGVKAGVVAGLVFGLLVALVGNPFIAFADEFGGAGHHADGHTHETGESHHDSAVSAAVTNAVSVVSGVLWGVLLGGVVFGVAYYFLEPAIPGTGGTKSYLLAVAGFVTASGAPWLALPPQIGAEQSLPTDTRLLVYGGMMVAGAFVCLLSGFAYDRLRGEYGRATAAVVAVFPFGLLAIPVALAPSNSVESALPSEFAVGLTGMVVFGQALLWLVLAGTHALLGRRATDGRASEPSTPNAETTLGAD; via the coding sequence ATGTTCTTTACGTACGTGAAGCGAGGCGTGAAGGCGGGCGTCGTCGCCGGACTCGTGTTCGGCCTGCTCGTGGCCCTCGTCGGAAACCCGTTCATCGCGTTCGCCGACGAGTTCGGCGGAGCGGGCCACCACGCGGACGGCCACACCCACGAGACGGGCGAATCCCACCACGACAGCGCCGTTTCCGCGGCGGTCACGAACGCCGTGAGCGTCGTCTCCGGCGTCCTCTGGGGCGTCCTCCTCGGCGGGGTGGTCTTCGGCGTCGCCTACTACTTCCTCGAACCCGCGATACCGGGGACCGGCGGCACGAAGAGCTATCTGTTGGCCGTCGCCGGCTTCGTCACCGCATCGGGCGCGCCGTGGCTCGCTTTACCGCCCCAGATAGGCGCCGAGCAGTCGCTCCCCACCGACACCCGCCTCCTCGTCTACGGGGGGATGATGGTCGCCGGCGCGTTCGTCTGCCTGCTCTCGGGGTTCGCGTACGACCGCCTCCGTGGCGAGTACGGGCGGGCCACCGCCGCAGTCGTCGCGGTGTTCCCCTTCGGTCTGCTCGCGATTCCGGTCGCGCTCGCGCCGTCGAACTCGGTCGAGAGCGCGCTTCCGTCGGAGTTCGCGGTGGGGCTGACCGGGATGGTCGTGTTCGGGCAGGCGTTGCTCTGGCTGGTCCTCGCGGGCACGCACGCCTTACTCGGTCGCCGCGCGACGGACGGTCGGGCGTCCGAGCCTTCGACGCCGAACGCGGAGACGACGCTCGGAGCGGACTGA
- a CDS encoding DUF3209 family protein, with the protein MSCYEIEALRLGLMNVLGTEDRSAREHAEKELDGHLDGPVEALANAATLSEIQRHLDAALVDLEEEIAATDADDPEYDYLRGRLVAVRDAERAVRRLTDQGESVLGGLGEAHDVLHETFPVDE; encoded by the coding sequence ATGAGCTGCTACGAAATCGAAGCACTACGACTCGGACTGATGAACGTCCTCGGAACCGAAGACCGGAGCGCGCGCGAACACGCCGAGAAAGAGCTCGACGGGCACCTCGACGGACCCGTCGAGGCTTTGGCGAACGCCGCGACGCTCTCGGAGATTCAGCGACACCTCGACGCGGCGCTGGTGGACCTCGAAGAGGAGATAGCCGCGACGGACGCCGACGATCCGGAGTACGACTACCTCCGCGGACGGTTGGTAGCCGTTCGGGACGCCGAGCGCGCCGTCCGCAGGCTAACCGACCAGGGGGAGAGCGTCCTCGGCGGACTGGGCGAGGCCCACGACGTACTCCACGAGACGTTCCCCGTCGATGAGTGA
- a CDS encoding (2Fe-2S) ferredoxin domain-containing protein — MRPRTEEVAEKGFSDHVLVCTNARDSEYACCAEAHGADVYDAVKSWLRERDVFWSRVHVAETSCLGLCSAEGTAVAIHPRSRWYSDVRPEDVPDLLEGEFGPDATELGVRRGDDARPDE; from the coding sequence ATGCGACCGCGAACCGAAGAGGTCGCAGAAAAGGGGTTCTCCGACCACGTGCTCGTCTGTACGAACGCGCGGGACTCGGAGTACGCCTGCTGTGCGGAGGCGCACGGCGCGGACGTGTACGACGCGGTGAAATCGTGGTTGCGGGAGCGAGACGTCTTCTGGTCGCGCGTCCACGTCGCCGAGACGAGTTGCCTCGGACTGTGCAGCGCGGAGGGCACCGCGGTGGCTATCCACCCCCGCAGTCGGTGGTACTCGGACGTGCGCCCGGAGGACGTTCCGGACCTGCTCGAAGGCGAGTTCGGTCCGGACGCGACGGAGTTAGGAGTCCGCCGAGGAGACGACGCTCGGCCGGACGAGTAG
- a CDS encoding CbtB domain-containing protein, translated as MATANNTVHGRIEQARAELTPAQMATGLALVVALGFALLFVQEPMVHDSMHNFRHAAGVTCH; from the coding sequence ATGGCGACTGCCAACAACACCGTTCACGGTCGTATCGAACAGGCTCGCGCGGAACTGACCCCGGCGCAGATGGCTACCGGACTCGCTCTCGTCGTCGCGCTCGGGTTCGCACTGCTGTTCGTGCAGGAGCCGATGGTGCACGATTCGATGCACAACTTCCGGCACGCGGCGGGCGTCACCTGTCACTGA
- a CDS encoding outer membrane protein assembly factor BamB family protein, which yields MSDAGEPCAVELGEVTPARSRHAGRRSAVELRDELLVVGTAAGDVLAYDRSTLDERWSAETRSESASVVSAASFGDGVAVGERGPEGRIRVYDAATGERRWTYDTAADVGTPQKESRFFLPFVADVASGGDRLYVAARRYERDGDRRSFSSAVYAFDVEGEAVWTYETDASPISIDADGRRLGIAYNRCPGAHQHGLVVLDAETGEVRWEWDPGTDGQRRVGDVSLVDDGAVVASHGDYRGYRLGRGGAEEWRVDVATPTTVGDETLYAYPNHAHATSEGVVFVTGNTYSTEGRETESLHPREHTAVGYTPDGERAWTASVGGFASELGTAGGRVAVPGAQHFRTRDADVHGLRLFGTDAGPETSLETDGVVTAVALDGEAFAAVEEPVVYHDDGAERGTYRVLLGTEERA from the coding sequence ATGAGTGACGCGGGAGAACCGTGCGCGGTCGAACTCGGCGAGGTGACGCCGGCCCGGTCCCGCCACGCCGGCAGACGGTCGGCGGTCGAACTGCGCGACGAACTCCTGGTCGTCGGGACGGCCGCCGGCGACGTACTCGCGTACGACCGGTCCACGCTCGACGAGCGTTGGAGCGCCGAAACGCGGAGCGAGAGCGCGTCCGTCGTCTCGGCGGCGTCGTTCGGCGACGGCGTCGCGGTCGGCGAACGCGGCCCCGAGGGACGCATCCGGGTCTACGACGCCGCGACCGGCGAACGTCGCTGGACGTACGACACGGCGGCCGACGTGGGGACGCCCCAGAAGGAGTCGCGCTTCTTCCTCCCGTTCGTCGCCGACGTCGCGTCCGGCGGCGACCGACTGTACGTCGCCGCTCGGCGCTACGAACGCGACGGCGACCGCCGCTCGTTTTCCAGCGCGGTGTACGCCTTCGACGTGGAGGGAGAGGCGGTCTGGACGTACGAGACCGACGCCTCCCCGATCAGCATCGACGCCGACGGGCGACGCCTCGGGATCGCCTACAACCGCTGTCCGGGCGCTCACCAGCACGGCCTCGTCGTCCTCGACGCGGAGACGGGCGAGGTTCGGTGGGAGTGGGACCCCGGAACCGACGGTCAGCGACGCGTCGGCGACGTCTCCCTCGTGGACGACGGAGCCGTGGTCGCCAGTCACGGCGACTACCGCGGCTACCGCCTCGGCCGAGGCGGTGCCGAGGAGTGGCGCGTCGACGTAGCGACGCCGACGACCGTCGGCGACGAGACGCTGTACGCGTATCCGAATCACGCGCACGCGACGAGCGAGGGCGTAGTCTTCGTCACGGGGAACACGTACTCGACGGAGGGCCGCGAGACGGAGTCGTTACACCCGCGGGAACACACCGCCGTCGGCTACACCCCCGACGGCGAACGCGCGTGGACGGCCTCCGTCGGCGGGTTCGCGAGCGAACTCGGGACGGCAGGCGGACGCGTCGCCGTCCCCGGAGCGCAGCACTTCCGGACGCGCGACGCCGACGTGCACGGCCTGCGACTGTTCGGTACGGACGCCGGCCCCGAGACGAGCCTCGAAACCGACGGCGTCGTCACGGCCGTCGCACTCGACGGCGAGGCGTTCGCCGCCGTCGAAGAGCCCGTCGTCTACCACGACGACGGCGCGGAACGAGGCACCTACCGGGTGCTCCTCGGAACCGAAGAGCGAGCGTAA
- a CDS encoding ferredoxin → MTTEYRVRLDRRACDGVFACLVRDDRFAEATDGLATIDGGDRGGDDGDADGDDADEMVVAFADDRLADAEQAARACPVGAIDVTEVDDE, encoded by the coding sequence ATGACTACTGAGTACCGGGTCCGCCTCGACCGACGCGCCTGCGACGGCGTCTTCGCCTGCCTCGTGCGCGACGACCGGTTCGCCGAGGCGACGGACGGTCTGGCGACGATAGACGGCGGCGACCGAGGCGGCGACGACGGAGACGCCGACGGCGACGACGCCGACGAGATGGTCGTGGCGTTCGCGGACGACCGACTGGCGGACGCAGAACAGGCCGCCCGCGCCTGTCCCGTCGGCGCTATCGACGTGACCGAGGTGGACGATGAGTGA
- a CDS encoding cobalamin biosynthesis protein has translation MSDSAAEAPTPDPVEDLLSATAATAYFWGRVAGDGELTRDCVTVRTEDGTSADALAAVAGAGRTENEHRVAARESAHDASIVRFEDEYELQVFGAPAGRAGAALGLPIDGQPGGYRFDTFSDHRAQLVRGLLEACGTVCFRESSASVGVSFVHDDETLLRTVRSLLDAAEPHVPTDDLSETSSGGYWFGLADDADTAAFAEWVYDGSDETGLYSAERRRKLRRSVERATGSEVGELSR, from the coding sequence ATGAGTGACTCGGCCGCCGAAGCGCCGACGCCCGATCCCGTCGAGGACCTGCTCTCGGCGACGGCGGCGACGGCGTACTTCTGGGGTCGCGTGGCGGGCGACGGCGAACTGACGCGGGACTGCGTGACCGTCCGGACGGAAGACGGCACGTCCGCCGACGCGTTGGCGGCCGTCGCCGGCGCGGGCCGGACCGAAAACGAGCACCGCGTGGCCGCCCGCGAGTCGGCGCACGACGCCTCCATCGTCCGCTTCGAGGACGAGTACGAACTGCAAGTGTTCGGCGCGCCGGCCGGCCGCGCCGGTGCCGCCCTCGGCCTGCCAATCGACGGACAGCCCGGCGGGTACCGGTTCGACACGTTCTCCGACCACCGCGCGCAACTCGTCCGGGGACTCCTCGAAGCCTGCGGCACCGTCTGTTTCCGCGAGTCCTCGGCGTCGGTCGGCGTGTCGTTCGTCCACGACGACGAGACGCTGCTTCGGACGGTCCGGTCGCTTCTCGACGCCGCCGAACCGCACGTCCCGACCGACGACCTCTCGGAGACGTCCTCTGGGGGCTACTGGTTCGGGCTGGCCGACGACGCCGACACTGCGGCGTTCGCGGAGTGGGTGTACGACGGCAGCGACGAGACGGGACTGTACTCGGCGGAGCGACGCCGGAAACTCCGCCGGAGCGTCGAGCGCGCGACCGGAAGCGAGGTGGGAGAACTCTCCCGATGA
- the cbiG gene encoding cobalt-precorrin 5A hydrolase encodes MSTDTNDTESGESGGHCSTPDSDGEVAEEIAIISFERKLDTAREIKEGIGDGYERVDIVEYHGDVFEEHWGEYDCFVGLMASGIAMRKTAPLLDDKWDDPAIVVVDEELTWAIPITGGHHGANQVAHDLSQLGAVPAMTTASEAAGKQGVESKAKALDTHVVNGDSTVATNLAVLNDELGPVARLDGPKAVLVGDDVTVLKRNADDGVVLGTGTVSGVKKSQVLDAWEAALSDLGLEFSDVDFVATGTRKEGEEGLYDAAQEIGAGVVLFEKETLAEFEGPSPSRSKELIGWPGIAEASAIAGGREHELAREKERFDDAVTVAVGR; translated from the coding sequence ATGAGTACAGACACGAACGACACGGAATCGGGCGAATCGGGCGGCCACTGTTCGACGCCGGACTCGGACGGCGAAGTGGCCGAAGAGATAGCGATAATCAGCTTCGAGCGGAAACTCGACACCGCACGCGAGATAAAGGAGGGGATCGGCGACGGCTACGAGCGGGTGGACATCGTCGAGTACCACGGCGACGTGTTCGAAGAGCACTGGGGCGAGTACGACTGCTTCGTCGGACTGATGGCCTCGGGCATCGCGATGCGGAAGACCGCGCCCCTCCTCGACGACAAGTGGGACGACCCCGCGATAGTAGTCGTAGACGAGGAACTCACGTGGGCCATCCCCATCACCGGCGGCCACCACGGCGCGAACCAAGTCGCCCACGACCTCTCGCAGTTAGGCGCGGTGCCCGCGATGACCACCGCGAGCGAAGCCGCGGGCAAGCAGGGCGTCGAGAGCAAGGCGAAAGCGCTCGACACCCACGTCGTCAACGGCGATTCGACGGTCGCGACGAACCTCGCCGTCCTGAACGACGAACTCGGGCCGGTCGCCCGCCTCGACGGACCGAAAGCGGTCCTCGTCGGCGACGACGTGACCGTCCTCAAGCGCAACGCCGACGACGGCGTCGTCCTCGGGACCGGAACCGTCTCGGGGGTGAAGAAGTCGCAGGTGCTCGACGCGTGGGAGGCCGCCCTCTCGGACCTCGGGTTGGAGTTCTCGGACGTGGACTTCGTCGCCACGGGCACCCGAAAGGAGGGCGAAGAGGGGCTGTACGACGCCGCACAGGAGATCGGCGCGGGCGTCGTCCTCTTCGAGAAGGAGACGTTAGCGGAGTTCGAGGGGCCCTCGCCCTCTCGGTCGAAGGAACTCATCGGCTGGCCGGGCATCGCCGAGGCGTCGGCCATCGCCGGCGGCCGCGAGCACGAACTCGCCCGCGAGAAAGAGCGGTTCGACGACGCCGTGACGGTCGCGGTGGGGCGGTAA
- a CDS encoding precorrin-3B C(17)-methyltransferase: MSGTDAPNDAAAEDAADAAGDSMGTLYVVGIGPGLPHAMTQRAKDVIATADCVVASNLYQEFLRRDGTLPPESAEVEAAPDGGTTASGDPGTVFERRGGTRQTVVRSTMGRQIELAREAFERVRAGEDVAHVSGGDPNVYGKSDLLFTMAEEEEAYDVPIEVVPGVTAALGGAANLGAPLSNDFCTVSLSDKWRGWDEIEEKLRAAAISGFVIVLYNCWRDYQRAIDVIREERADDAPVGIFNDAGRSDAGRNLDDETHTITTLGEANDHEDEVGGMGTSILVGNHETAVWENDHGKHLVTPRGGRDVDDF, encoded by the coding sequence ATGAGCGGGACGGACGCCCCGAACGACGCCGCCGCGGAGGACGCCGCCGACGCCGCGGGCGATTCGATGGGGACGCTCTACGTCGTCGGTATCGGCCCCGGTCTGCCGCACGCGATGACCCAGCGAGCCAAAGACGTCATCGCCACCGCAGACTGCGTCGTCGCGTCGAACCTCTATCAGGAGTTCCTCCGGCGCGACGGGACGCTCCCGCCCGAGAGCGCCGAAGTGGAGGCGGCACCCGACGGCGGGACGACGGCCAGCGGCGACCCCGGAACCGTCTTCGAACGGCGCGGGGGGACCCGGCAGACGGTCGTTCGCTCGACGATGGGGCGACAGATAGAACTGGCCCGCGAGGCGTTCGAACGCGTCCGCGCGGGCGAGGATGTCGCCCACGTCTCGGGCGGCGACCCGAACGTCTACGGCAAGAGCGACCTGCTGTTCACGATGGCCGAGGAGGAGGAGGCGTACGACGTTCCCATCGAAGTCGTCCCCGGCGTCACCGCGGCCCTCGGCGGGGCGGCGAACCTCGGCGCACCGCTCTCGAACGACTTCTGCACCGTCTCTCTGTCCGACAAGTGGCGAGGCTGGGACGAAATCGAGGAGAAACTGCGCGCGGCCGCCATCAGCGGGTTCGTCATCGTCCTCTACAACTGCTGGCGGGACTACCAGCGCGCCATCGACGTGATTCGCGAGGAACGGGCCGACGACGCGCCGGTCGGCATCTTCAACGACGCCGGGCGGAGCGACGCGGGCCGGAACCTCGACGACGAGACGCACACCATCACCACCCTCGGCGAGGCGAACGACCACGAGGACGAAGTCGGCGGGATGGGCACCTCCATCCTCGTCGGCAACCACGAGACGGCGGTCTGGGAGAACGACCACGGCAAACACCTCGTCACCCCGCGCGGCGGGCGTGACGTCGACGACTTCTGA
- a CDS encoding CbiX/SirB N-terminal domain-containing protein, with amino-acid sequence MTANAKAAPVGLDDEAVLLVGHGSRREKSNEQVRTLAAELEGRLGVPVDAGFLELAKPSIPDAIAGLAASVSRVTVVQLSLFAASHVKNDVPLAVQEARTDHPELTVHTGAHLGVHPALVDILDDRAAAVEAELGVDREEDDVAVVLCARGSSDPDANADAHKLARLLYEGRSFDRVETSFVGVTEPRLDETLHAVAKHRPDAVVVLPYMLGDGVLTGRIRDGADEFDDEYPYVAAAAGDPLGTDTRLLDVLGDRWQEARTDSVDMSCDTCKYKVELDGYEEDVGGARAMLRAMTHLESHADRDDVDEDPHAHDAPEKHVAVCTNQTCAADGSPAVLERLRQEARDSDACDARITRSSCLGRCGDGPMVAVYPDGVWYGGVDRSDAERIVSSHLDRDRIVSDIVDQTL; translated from the coding sequence ATGACCGCGAACGCGAAAGCGGCCCCGGTCGGACTGGACGACGAGGCCGTACTGCTCGTCGGCCACGGCTCCCGCCGCGAGAAGTCCAACGAGCAGGTTCGCACGCTCGCCGCCGAGTTGGAGGGCCGACTGGGCGTCCCGGTGGACGCGGGCTTTCTCGAACTGGCGAAGCCCTCGATACCGGACGCCATCGCGGGACTGGCGGCGAGCGTCTCGCGAGTCACCGTCGTCCAACTCTCGCTGTTCGCGGCGAGTCACGTCAAGAACGACGTTCCGCTGGCGGTACAGGAGGCCCGCACGGACCACCCCGAACTCACGGTACACACCGGGGCGCACCTCGGCGTCCACCCCGCACTCGTCGATATCCTCGACGACCGGGCCGCGGCGGTAGAGGCGGAGTTGGGCGTGGACCGCGAGGAGGACGACGTGGCGGTGGTGCTCTGCGCCCGCGGGTCCAGCGATCCGGACGCGAACGCCGACGCGCACAAACTCGCCCGGTTACTGTACGAGGGGCGGTCGTTCGACCGCGTCGAAACGTCGTTCGTCGGCGTCACCGAACCACGCCTCGACGAGACGCTGCACGCGGTGGCCAAGCACCGTCCGGACGCCGTCGTCGTGCTCCCGTACATGCTGGGCGACGGCGTTCTCACGGGGCGCATCCGCGACGGCGCGGACGAATTCGACGACGAGTACCCGTACGTCGCCGCCGCCGCCGGCGACCCGCTGGGAACCGACACGCGTCTGTTGGACGTTCTCGGCGACCGCTGGCAGGAAGCGCGCACCGACAGCGTGGACATGTCCTGCGACACCTGCAAGTACAAGGTCGAACTCGACGGCTACGAGGAGGACGTCGGCGGCGCGCGTGCGATGCTGCGGGCGATGACGCACCTCGAATCGCACGCCGACCGCGACGACGTGGACGAGGATCCGCACGCCCACGACGCCCCGGAGAAACACGTCGCGGTGTGTACGAACCAGACCTGCGCCGCCGACGGGTCGCCGGCCGTGCTCGAACGGTTGCGGCAGGAGGCACGCGACTCCGACGCCTGCGACGCCCGGATCACGCGCTCGTCCTGCCTCGGTCGGTGCGGCGACGGCCCGATGGTCGCCGTCTACCCCGACGGCGTCTGGTACGGCGGCGTCGACCGAAGCGACGCGGAGCGAATCGTCTCGTCCCACCTCGACAGGGATCGCATCGTCTCGGATATCGTCGATCAGACGCTATAA
- the cobJ gene encoding precorrin-3B C(17)-methyltransferase has product MSTDDTTERSTDAESECGASDAANAADGATDAASSSKCGASKSKADGGVASSAETEASTDETASKCGASGSSSSSGCGASKTSATDEKVGSTVDDFEADPGRLVAVGLGPGQPEGMTQRARASLLEADHIVGYTTYVELLPEEVTESAEELYDTPMCGEVSRTEEAIDRALAGNDVAIIGSGDPNVYALAGLALEILESKGATASMVDFEVVPGVPAAQSCGARLGAPLVNDTVSISLSDHLTPMPTIESRLHAVAGEGFTIAIYNPWSRKRRENFEKCCEILLEHRAPDTPVGIVHGAGRDDERVEIVELRELEELGETDLIDMTTTLLVGNEETYVWDDRMVTPRGYESKYDY; this is encoded by the coding sequence ATGAGCACTGACGACACCACCGAACGGAGCACAGACGCAGAGAGCGAATGCGGAGCGAGCGACGCCGCCAACGCGGCCGACGGCGCGACCGACGCGGCGTCGAGTTCGAAGTGCGGAGCCTCGAAATCGAAGGCGGACGGCGGCGTCGCGAGTAGCGCCGAAACGGAGGCGAGCACCGACGAGACGGCGTCGAAGTGCGGAGCCTCCGGGTCCTCGTCTTCGTCCGGGTGCGGCGCCTCGAAGACGTCCGCGACCGACGAGAAGGTCGGGTCGACCGTCGACGACTTCGAGGCCGACCCCGGCCGACTCGTCGCCGTCGGGTTAGGCCCCGGCCAACCGGAGGGGATGACCCAACGCGCCCGCGCGTCGCTCTTGGAGGCGGACCACATCGTCGGCTACACCACGTACGTCGAACTCCTGCCGGAGGAGGTCACGGAGTCGGCCGAGGAACTGTACGACACGCCGATGTGCGGCGAAGTCTCCCGCACGGAGGAGGCGATAGACCGCGCCCTCGCCGGGAACGACGTCGCCATCATCGGGAGCGGCGACCCGAACGTCTACGCGCTGGCCGGACTCGCGCTCGAAATCCTCGAATCGAAGGGAGCGACCGCGAGCATGGTCGATTTCGAGGTGGTCCCGGGCGTGCCGGCCGCCCAGTCCTGCGGCGCGCGGTTGGGCGCGCCCCTCGTCAACGACACCGTCAGCATCTCGCTTTCGGACCACCTGACGCCGATGCCGACCATCGAGTCCCGCCTCCACGCCGTCGCGGGCGAGGGCTTCACCATCGCCATCTACAACCCGTGGAGCCGAAAGCGCCGGGAGAACTTCGAGAAGTGCTGCGAGATTCTGCTGGAACACCGCGCGCCGGACACCCCGGTGGGCATCGTCCACGGCGCGGGACGCGACGACGAACGGGTCGAAATCGTCGAACTGCGGGAGTTAGAGGAACTCGGCGAGACGGACCTCATCGACATGACCACGACCCTCTTGGTCGGCAACGAGGAGACGTACGTCTGGGACGACCGGATGGTGACGCCGCGGGGGTACGAGTCCAAGTATGACTACTGA